From Toxorhynchites rutilus septentrionalis strain SRP chromosome 2, ASM2978413v1, whole genome shotgun sequence, a single genomic window includes:
- the LOC129767909 gene encoding RNA polymerase II subunit A C-terminal domain phosphatase SSU72: protein MSHQYVSPLSIAVICSSNMNRSMEAHGFLAKKRFKVRSFGTGDKVKLPGTAADKPNVYEFGTSYDEIYTDLVSKDKQYYTQNGLLHMLDRNRRIKACPEKFQICTERFDVLVTCEERVYDQVVEYMESKTPTYNLPVHVINIDIQDNHEEATVGAFMICDLITMMAQSDDLDNDIDELLHDFESKSQRSVLHCVLFY, encoded by the exons ATGAGTCATCAGTACGTTAGCCCCCTTTCGATTGCGGTCATTTGCTCCTCGAACATGAACCGATCAATGGAAGCGCATGGTTTCCTGGCGAAAAAGCGCTTCAAAGTGCGCTCCTTCGGTACCGGCGATAAGGTGAAACTCCCGGGCACCGCCGCCGACAAACCGAACGTATACGAGTTTGGCACTTCCTACGATGAAATCTACACCGATTTGGTGTCTAAAGACAAGCAATA CTACACACAAAATGGTCTGCTTCACATGCTAGATCGTAACCGACGCATCAAAGCCTGTCCCGAGAAGTTCCAAATTTGCACCGAGCGGTTCGATGTGTTGGTCACCTGTGAGGAGCGTGTATACGATCAG GTTGTCGAGTACATGGAATCGAAAACACCCACCTACAACCTGCCGGTGCACGTGATTAACATCGACATCCAGGATAACCACGAGGAGGCCACCGTTGGCGCGTTCATGATTTGCGATCTAATAACCATG ATGGCCCAAAGCGACGACCTGGACAACGACATTGACGAGCTGCTGCACGATTTTGAGAGCAAAAGCCAGCGCAGTGTACTGCACTGTGTGCTGTTTTATTAG